In a genomic window of Brettanomyces nanus chromosome 1, complete sequence:
- a CDS encoding uncharacterized protein (BUSCO:EOG09340AP6), translating to MMVFKPLQTCLINVPGPFISPFINSTNLLIQNVVIQIKTNRENSKALYCGWTGFFSSNPNTIEIDSSFASLSGIPESAEVRIQLILIDEISRIQSAELEPITSEDWELTQLYAGTIENKFLNQVRALSTHQIVLVHPNSHSSSSIIRYRVKTIHSTNKEIALGILTNDSELHIAPKFSKPANEEISSSIQRSRRGVNSTVVQSPLLTFSPVLCRSISLPNRQFSHVSKDDSSNYSIFINLAGLPLGSVPTNTRYVAVSVVEGPGTPKRARSTKEDQKNGKVMVAKLIIDPYAPIHSVGLSELLAISLGVEDRVGEEVLIEPLKHDSSSLSNCRLVLHKIITETPKQVAKTIRNSDSRRIAEHKIKKIEHAHTIQKLCELFGLDSESREIPLINGMKLPIIEGLFACGCILNVELKHAKKALPWIVLRRDDLSLIRIGEDILKPESFVQTKPLASDQYLLVGRDDIVRQIIKDALRHVPVIIYGSSGSGKTLVCHDVSLELKNIGYYTKTVDCSELMTTKDPEELKKLFTEIVPQELLWHEPALLVLDNVDTLIPKESEQGETGFSTQITELLASRFTTLCAHKEIILILTSKSRDSVNPVTFQKHLVEKEVKLTAPNKDLRFVLLSHFITKYPGHRSQDCEFLRDIAADTEGYLPFDLENLCGRAFHDVVSSDWSASSFEFCAENFERALKDYTPSSLRGIKLQKGPSTSWSDIGGLKDVKRVLLETLEWPTKYAPIFAQCPLRLRSGILLYGHPGCGKTLLASAVAAQCGLNFISIKGPEILNKYIGASEQSVRELFERASAAKPCILFFDEFDSIAPKRGHDSTGVTDRIVNQLLTQMDGAEGLDGVYVLAATSRPDLIDSALLRPGRLDKSVLCDMPNYEDRLDILNTIIGSGQFVLGEDVRLETVAKETEGFSGADLQAIVYNSYLKAVHENLQNVMEKKSVNNHNASSGHLEYFLARSSRASVIKDRKATIGSKLKNISLSEEERADSADFEANSEASNIPQKPIVKIRSIHIKEGLKETNRSISDKELVKFNGIYSQFMANRREGNLPDGEASNEIGGRVSLM from the exons atgA TGGTCTTTAAACCACTTCAAACTTGCCTTATCAATGTTCCAGGTCCATTTATTAGTCCATTTATCAATTCCACCAACTTGCTCATACAAAACGTGGTTATTCAGATAAAAACTAATCGTGAGAACAGTAAAGCTTTATACTGTGGATGGACAGgttttttttcatccaatccTAACACTATTGAGATTGACTCATCTTTTGCATCTCTGTCCGGTATTCCAGAATCAGCTGAGGTTCGTATACAGCTAATCCTCATTGATGAGATCAGCAGAATCCAATCTGCCGAACTTGAGCCGATAACCTCTGAGGATTGGGAATTAACTCAATTGTATGCTGGAACGATTGAGAATAAGTTTTTAAACCAGGTCAGAGCATTGAGTACGCATCAAATTGTACTAGTGCACCCCAATTCCCACTCGTCTAGCAGCATTATTCGATACAGAGTGAAAACTATACATTCAACCAATAAGGAGATTGCTTTAGGCATACTTACAAACGATTCCGAGTTGCATATTGCCCCAAAATTCTCAAAACCGGCCAATGAAGAGATCAGTTCTTCCATACAGAGAAGTCGAAGAGGTGTAAACTCAACAGTCGTACAGTCACCACTTCTCACTTTTTCTCCTGTGCTTTGCCGAAGTATTTCCCTTCCGAATAGGCAGTTTTCCCACGTGTCAAAGGACGACAGTTCCAACTAtagcatcttcatcaatctgGCAGGTCTTCCTTTAGGCTCCGTCCCGACTAATACCAGATATGTTGCGGTATCAGTTGTTGAAGGGCCTGGAACTCCGAAGAGGGCAAGGTCAACTAAGGAAGATCAAAAGAATGGCAAAGTTATGGTCGCCAAATTAATCATAGATCCCTATGCTCCCATACATAGTGTTGGGTTGAGCGAGCTTCTCGCTATTTCTTTAGGTGTTGAAGATAGGGTCggtgaagaagttctaATTGAGCCTTTAAAGCATGACTCGTCGAGTCTATCAAACTGCAGACTGGTCCTTCATAAGATAATTACAGAGACGCCGAAGCAGGTGGCCAAAACTATACGTAACTCTGACAGTAGACGGATTGCTGAGCAtaagatcaagaagatagagCACGCACATACCATACAAAAGCTATGTGAGTTGTTCGGACTTGATTCAGAGTCTAGGGAGATTCCACTAATAAACGGAATGAAACTTCCGATAATTGAAGGATTATTTGCGTGTGGTTGTATCCTTAATGTCGAACTAAAGCATGCAAAGAAAGCACTCCCATGGATAGTATTACGTAGGGATGACCTTTCTTTGATCAGAATAGGTGAAGATATATTGAAACCTGAATCATTTGTTCAGACTAAACCATTGGCTAGTGATCAGTATTTATTGGTGGGAAGAGATGATATTGTGCGTCAGATTATAAAAGACGCTTTGAGACATGTCCCGGTTATTATTTACGGTTCCAGTGGCTCTGGAAAGACTCTGGTGTGTCATGATGTGAGTCTTGAACTCAAAAATATCGGATACTACACCAAGACCGTTGACTGCAGTGAGTTAATGACTACTAAAGACCCtgaggaattgaagaaactgTTCACGGAAATAGTACCTCAAGAATTGCTATGGCATGAACCTGCATTGTTGGTGCTAGATAATGTGGATACATTGATACCTAAAGAGTCGGAGCAAGGAGAGACTGGGTTCAGTACTCAGATCACTGAATTACTGGCATCTCGATTCACGACACTTTGCGCTCATAAAGAAATAATCCTTATTCTCACTAGTAAGTCTAGGGATTCTGTGAACCCTGTAACATTTCAAAAGCATCTCGTTGAAAAGGAAGTGAAGTTGACAGCGCCCAATAAAGATCTCCGATTTGTATTGCTTTCACATTTTATTACGAAATATCCGGGTCACCGTAGTCAGGATTGTGAATTTTTAAGGGATATTGCCGCAGATACAGAAGGATATCTTCcatttgatttggagaatCTTTGCGGTAGGGCGTTTCATGACGTTGTTTCTTCAGATTGGTCTGCTTCGAGTTTTGAATTTTGTGCagaaaactttgaaagagcGTTGAAAGACTACACCCCGTCATCTCTTCGTGGTATTAAGCTACAGAAAGGCCCAAGTACTTCATGGTCCGATATAGGTGGCCTTAAGGATGTGAAAAGGGTTCTCTTGGAAACATTGGAATGGCCTACTAAGTATGCTCCAATCTTCGCACAATGCCCTTTGAGACTCAGATCTGGCATTTTATTGTACGGTCATCCAGGTTGTGGAAAGACCTTATTGGCTTCTGCAGTTGCTGCACAATGTGGGCTCAACTTTATATCAATTAAAGGCCCGGAAATATTAAACAAATACATCGGAGCCTCTGAGCAATCTGTTCGAGAACTATTTGAAAGGGCCTCGGCTGCCAAGCCAtgcatcctcttctttgatgagtttgattCTATTGCTCCAAAGAGAGGGCACGATTCTACGGGTGTTACTGACAGAATTGTGAATCAGCTATTGACGCAGATGGATGGAGCAGAGGGATTGGACGGAGTCTACGTGTTGGCTGCAACGTCGAGGCCCGATTTGATTGACTCGGCTTTACTTAGACCTGGCCGTTTAGATAAATCTGTTCTCTGCGATATGCCAAACTACGAGGATCGACTCGATATTCTCAACACCATCATTGGAAGCGGCCAATTTGTCTTGGGTGAAGACGTGAGGCTCGAAACTGTCgcaaaagaaacagaaggaTTTTCTGGTGCAGATCTACAGGCCATAGTGTACAACTCTTACCTAAAAGCCGTCCACGAAAATCTACAGAACGtgatggaaaaaaaatcgGTAAACAATCATAATGCCAGCTCCGGACATTTAGAATACTTCTTAGCTCGGTCTTCGCGCGCATCGGTCATTAAGGATCGCAAAGCTACAATCGGATCTaagttgaaaaatataTCGCTAAGTGAAGAGGAAAGGGCGGATAGTGCGGATTTTGAGGCCAACAGTGAAGCCAGCAATATTCCCCAGAAACCTATAGTAAAGATTAGGTCTATACATATTAAAGAGGGtctcaaagaaacaaacaGATCGATATCTGATAAGGAGTTGGTCAAATTTAACGGAATTTACAGTCAATTCATGGCTAATAGGCGTGAGGGTAACCTTCCAGATGGGGAGGCAAGCAATGAGATAGGGGGAAGAGTTAGCTTGATGTAG